One part of the Sorangiineae bacterium MSr11954 genome encodes these proteins:
- a CDS encoding MoxR family ATPase, producing MSKSTESRSAPQTIFNTELAGSPAAQRFVAFFDELKAAFLERDDLFHQISLALLAREHVLMTGPPGTAKSAIASAVLGRIVDERTRVPSVFARQFTESTVQTDIVGPVDFKTLMQTGRTEHFTDEGMLGAAHAFLDEVLDGRDMLLRTTLNILHERELKQGSMTTKGIIECALMTTNRYLSEVLEGSRETLLAFIDRIAFIAFVPKGFAESSHFTQVLRSQVGGAGRPRLKAVLTLQDLDVLQAAVDQVYVPDEVCDAMGQLLESLDTEFSAAARSDPSFSPTRYLSTRTAVRLGRVLRAAVILRRITEGGPEEATFEDLPMLGYSLLLCGPGRGSVAQLLSRETDARERRQLSIMRTEGSIFDAALARLPKAATKPLPVNDGASLERAVPRLKPDDPPEKLLQRMEELAQKADAGGRDGERATSLLNETWVALEARALEMGLSGGAGSAPVDDVVRELSDLARRLERASGNARPTALWLRGRAIALLEENGALAFGKVGAWLDTGGAKVRAVESSDQLLAALEGLSAECARLRAEGADEAPRAPDAPPPLQRAVERVEDELVIAWNAELQNAVAGTFAALTSDRLGALIDALEPHLKQIDQTGARLQALGAEPGGFKSRVLGPRVRPLLEAAFERLDVSDRLAVVERTSAQMARLESVGLGRVLTPIEWLTLVTKVLVRTERPLREDEARAPSPDQRGYRALRQAEQRVSLTYTLVGTAFRVVREAHLDELHTNLAELPAAMREGVIDRDLARIDRALSLLERFWEALRAPTEAACASGEAGALGAALESVRQSGFFHIAHDEGALARFALEARLLGETFPAASERTAALRGRIDALEARSRELLARLRRAHADTRWAGILAPERS from the coding sequence ATGTCGAAATCGACGGAGTCCCGCAGCGCGCCGCAGACGATTTTCAACACGGAGCTCGCCGGGTCGCCGGCCGCCCAACGCTTCGTTGCCTTCTTCGACGAGCTGAAGGCGGCTTTTTTGGAGCGGGACGATCTGTTCCATCAGATTTCGCTCGCGCTCTTGGCGCGTGAGCACGTGCTGATGACCGGCCCTCCCGGAACGGCGAAGAGCGCCATTGCGTCGGCCGTCCTGGGACGGATCGTCGACGAGCGCACGCGGGTGCCCAGCGTGTTCGCGCGGCAGTTTACGGAGAGCACCGTGCAGACGGATATCGTGGGGCCGGTCGACTTCAAGACGTTGATGCAAACCGGGCGCACGGAGCACTTCACCGACGAGGGTATGCTCGGTGCCGCGCACGCGTTCCTGGACGAGGTGCTCGATGGGCGCGACATGCTGCTCCGCACCACCCTCAATATCTTGCACGAGCGGGAGCTCAAACAAGGGAGCATGACCACCAAGGGCATCATCGAGTGCGCCTTGATGACCACGAATCGGTACCTCTCGGAGGTGCTCGAGGGCTCGCGCGAGACGCTGCTCGCGTTCATCGACCGCATCGCGTTCATCGCCTTCGTTCCCAAGGGGTTCGCGGAGAGCAGCCATTTTACGCAGGTGCTGCGGTCGCAGGTCGGGGGCGCAGGGCGGCCGCGGCTCAAGGCGGTGCTCACGCTTCAAGATCTCGACGTGCTCCAGGCGGCCGTGGACCAGGTGTACGTGCCCGACGAGGTGTGCGATGCCATGGGGCAGCTGCTGGAGTCGCTCGACACGGAGTTCTCGGCGGCGGCGCGCAGCGATCCGAGCTTTTCGCCCACGCGCTACCTCTCGACGCGCACCGCGGTGCGGCTCGGACGCGTGCTGCGCGCCGCGGTGATCTTGCGGCGCATCACCGAGGGCGGGCCCGAGGAGGCGACGTTCGAGGATCTGCCGATGCTCGGCTATAGCCTCCTTCTGTGCGGACCGGGGCGCGGGTCGGTCGCCCAGTTGCTTTCGCGCGAGACGGATGCGCGGGAGCGGCGGCAGCTCTCCATCATGCGCACCGAGGGCTCGATCTTCGACGCCGCGCTGGCGCGGTTGCCGAAGGCGGCGACCAAGCCGCTCCCGGTGAACGATGGGGCCAGCCTCGAGCGCGCGGTGCCGCGTTTGAAGCCGGACGATCCGCCGGAGAAGCTGCTGCAGAGGATGGAGGAGCTCGCGCAGAAGGCCGACGCGGGGGGGCGCGATGGAGAGCGGGCGACGTCCCTCTTGAACGAGACATGGGTCGCGCTCGAGGCACGCGCGCTCGAAATGGGGCTCTCGGGCGGCGCGGGGAGCGCGCCGGTGGACGACGTCGTGCGGGAGCTCTCGGACCTCGCGCGGCGCCTCGAGCGCGCGTCGGGGAACGCGCGACCGACCGCGCTCTGGCTGCGCGGCCGCGCGATCGCGCTCTTGGAGGAGAACGGCGCGCTCGCGTTTGGCAAGGTGGGCGCGTGGCTCGACACGGGCGGGGCCAAGGTTCGCGCGGTCGAGAGCTCGGACCAGTTGCTGGCGGCGTTGGAGGGTCTGTCGGCCGAGTGCGCGCGCCTTCGTGCCGAGGGGGCCGATGAAGCTCCGAGGGCTCCGGACGCGCCGCCGCCGCTGCAGAGGGCCGTCGAGCGGGTCGAGGACGAGCTGGTGATCGCGTGGAACGCCGAGCTGCAAAACGCGGTGGCCGGCACCTTCGCGGCCCTGACCAGCGATCGCTTGGGGGCGCTCATCGATGCGCTGGAGCCGCACTTGAAGCAGATTGACCAAACCGGCGCGCGGCTGCAGGCGCTGGGCGCGGAGCCGGGCGGGTTCAAGTCGCGCGTGCTCGGGCCGCGGGTTCGGCCGCTGCTCGAGGCGGCGTTCGAGCGGCTCGACGTGAGCGATCGGCTCGCGGTGGTGGAGCGCACGTCGGCGCAGATGGCTCGGCTCGAGTCGGTGGGTTTGGGTCGGGTGCTGACGCCCATCGAGTGGCTGACCCTCGTCACGAAGGTGCTCGTGCGCACCGAGCGGCCGCTGCGCGAGGACGAGGCGCGGGCGCCGTCGCCGGATCAGAGAGGCTATCGTGCGCTGCGCCAGGCGGAGCAACGTGTCTCGCTGACGTACACCTTGGTGGGGACCGCGTTTCGCGTGGTGCGGGAGGCTCACCTCGACGAGCTGCACACGAACCTCGCCGAGCTCCCCGCCGCGATGCGCGAGGGCGTGATCGATCGGGATCTCGCTCGCATCGACCGCGCGCTCTCCCTCTTGGAGCGGTTCTGGGAAGCGCTGCGCGCGCCCACGGAGGCGGCGTGCGCCTCCGGCGAGGCGGGCGCGCTCGGAGCAGCCCTCGAGAGCGTACGCCAGAGCGGCTTCTTTCACATTGCGCACGACGAGGGCGCGCTGGCGCGGTTCGCGCTCGAGGCGCGCTTGCTCGGTGAGACGTTTCCTGCGGCGAGCGAGCGCACCGCCGCGCTGCGCGGGCGCATCGACGCGCTCGAGGCGCGATCGCGCGAGCTCTTGGCGCGCCTGCGCCGCGCACACGCGGACACGCGCTGGGCCGGCATTCTCGCGCCGGAACGATCGTGA
- a CDS encoding aminotransferase class I/II-fold pyridoxal phosphate-dependent enzyme: protein MATTTRSFRTDAETLIDVLARRAALTPDRVAYSYLRASDHTTTHMTYGELLAMATGMAAELDEMGFRGSRVLVVSEFGRHYVGAFLGCMLAGRIPVPVAAPRAPGALRELATVAADCDPAAIVAPRTILDGLRSASAAHEPLARLAWLASDECGRAPPAHGAIRERPAPEDIAFIQYTSGSVSAPRGVVVRHANLTHNLATIQRVFGHSSESRGVIWLPPNHDMGLVGGILQPLYAGFPVVLMPPSAFLRNPLTWLQAIAEHKATTSGGPNFAYDYCVRKIASAEAAQLDLSHWAAAFVGAEPIDPRVLESFARHFASGGFRRSAFLPCYGLAESTLFVSGARHDQGPKIAAISISDLDRGVVTPAREAARAIVGCGALQAGSALIVDPRDDVRCEPGRIGEIWLRGPSVAAGYWNNDAETTAVFRARPAGDADGPDYLRTGDLGFELDGDLYITGRLKELIIVRGRNICPQDIERSIEEKHPWLRGSGCAAVSDHVDGEERLAVLLELEPKKLPKPPTSLEELEVSIRESVSREHGLDVHRVVFVRPGQLPKTTSGKIRRVEARSLFLDRKSSEPSRDEPSRDEPYARLVAWAARHFAVEPATLDGSRTWVSLGLDSLKAAELNTYLEQHFGYTVSAERLFDGLTLSGLASELVSHPTVRIAPSPPPVQEVAAPAREAACVPRQSPASPVDFSLFFFSSDAERDQADKYRLFLECAAFADHHGFRAIWTPERHFHRFGGLFPNPAVLGAALAATTKRIRIRAGSVVLPLHDPVRVAEEWSTVDNLSSGRVDLAFATGWNADDFVLGPDRYASRERVLFEGVDQIRRLWRGESIVRPNGRGDPTRVRIFPAPIQGELPTWVTCSGGVERFEQAGRLGANVLTALLFQDVDELRTKLDAYRRARTQGGHDPDAGIVTLMLHTFIGSDERFVRRMVEAPFKTYLRDSVDLWRRGSTALDSLTKTEQATVLDYAFERYFHTSAMFGTPERASELVARLASAGVREIACLIDFGIDRGDVLNGLRDLGRLERRWRANGKADDRPRARHEDHDLGEAVRNRHALAHRNSGGVLQKARDFDLARRLEEANLLPFYPDLSDSDGVTCAYEGRRLLMLGSNNYLGLTADRRVREAAAAAAMADGPSVTGSRLMNGSTPAHAQLERKLAGFLGREDAVLLTTGYQANIGLLSAFMGKGTVLVVDEECHASIYDGVAVGGGKLIVFRHNDVADLDRRLSSELQSMPAMVMVDGVYSMSGDIAPLAEIREVCDRYGVPLALDDAHGLGMIGARGRGVEEAFGMLGCADVLTGTFSKSLASVGGWLAGSRHSMDWVRYHGRSMLFSASMPPPSVAAAAAALDILMAEPERVEKIRELSTYWRNGLRARGFDTGHSKTAIVPVIIGDELTCMRFAKRLCDSGVYANCVMAPAVPAHRAMMRTTVTAAHDMQHLDAALEIFERVGRELGIVPQRP from the coding sequence GTGGCGACCACGACGCGATCTTTTCGAACCGATGCGGAGACGCTCATCGACGTCCTTGCCCGCAGGGCGGCGCTTACTCCGGATCGTGTTGCCTATTCGTATTTGCGCGCCTCCGATCACACGACGACCCATATGACCTACGGCGAGCTACTCGCGATGGCGACCGGCATGGCCGCCGAGCTCGACGAAATGGGCTTTCGCGGCAGTCGCGTTTTGGTCGTATCGGAATTTGGACGCCACTACGTTGGCGCCTTCCTCGGTTGCATGCTCGCAGGTCGGATCCCCGTGCCGGTCGCGGCGCCGCGCGCACCTGGCGCGCTCCGCGAGCTTGCGACCGTGGCGGCGGATTGCGATCCGGCCGCGATCGTGGCCCCTCGGACGATCCTCGACGGATTGCGCTCCGCCTCCGCCGCGCATGAACCGCTGGCGCGACTCGCATGGCTGGCGAGCGATGAATGCGGTCGCGCGCCGCCTGCGCATGGCGCGATCCGGGAGCGGCCGGCGCCGGAGGATATCGCGTTCATCCAGTATACGTCCGGCTCCGTCTCGGCACCCCGCGGGGTGGTCGTCCGTCATGCGAACCTGACGCACAACCTCGCGACCATTCAACGCGTGTTCGGGCACTCTTCGGAGAGCCGCGGCGTCATTTGGTTACCGCCGAATCACGACATGGGGCTCGTGGGAGGGATCTTGCAGCCGCTTTACGCCGGGTTTCCCGTCGTACTGATGCCACCCTCGGCATTTCTACGAAACCCGCTGACGTGGTTGCAGGCGATCGCGGAGCATAAAGCCACGACCAGCGGCGGTCCCAACTTCGCATACGACTATTGCGTGCGGAAAATCGCGTCCGCCGAGGCTGCGCAGCTCGACTTGAGCCACTGGGCGGCCGCGTTCGTCGGCGCGGAGCCGATCGACCCGCGCGTGCTGGAGAGCTTTGCGCGGCATTTCGCGTCCGGCGGCTTTCGGCGCAGTGCTTTTTTGCCGTGTTACGGGTTGGCCGAGTCGACGCTCTTCGTCAGCGGGGCCCGCCACGATCAGGGGCCGAAGATTGCGGCGATCTCCATTTCGGATTTGGATCGCGGTGTCGTGACGCCGGCACGGGAGGCCGCCCGCGCCATCGTCGGCTGCGGCGCGCTGCAGGCCGGGAGCGCCCTCATCGTCGATCCTCGGGACGATGTGCGGTGTGAGCCCGGGCGGATCGGCGAGATTTGGTTGCGCGGCCCGAGCGTGGCCGCCGGATATTGGAACAACGACGCCGAGACCACAGCGGTATTCCGAGCGCGCCCGGCCGGCGACGCCGACGGCCCCGATTACCTGCGCACCGGCGATCTTGGATTCGAGCTCGATGGTGATCTGTACATCACCGGACGCCTCAAAGAGCTCATCATCGTTCGCGGCCGAAACATCTGTCCGCAGGACATCGAGCGCTCCATCGAGGAGAAGCATCCGTGGCTTCGTGGAAGCGGTTGCGCCGCCGTCTCGGACCATGTCGATGGCGAAGAGCGGCTGGCCGTGCTCCTGGAGCTGGAGCCGAAAAAGCTACCGAAGCCGCCGACGAGCTTGGAGGAGCTCGAGGTATCCATCCGCGAAAGCGTATCGCGTGAGCACGGCTTGGACGTTCATCGGGTGGTGTTCGTGCGGCCTGGCCAGTTGCCGAAAACGACCAGCGGTAAAATTCGACGCGTCGAGGCACGGTCCCTGTTCTTGGATAGGAAATCGTCGGAGCCGTCCCGCGACGAGCCGTCCCGCGATGAGCCATACGCACGCCTCGTCGCATGGGCCGCTCGGCATTTTGCGGTCGAACCGGCCACCCTGGACGGCAGCCGGACATGGGTCTCCCTCGGCCTCGACTCACTCAAGGCCGCCGAGCTCAATACGTATTTGGAGCAGCACTTCGGATACACCGTTTCGGCCGAACGTCTCTTCGATGGGTTGACCTTATCCGGCCTGGCGTCCGAGCTCGTATCGCATCCCACCGTGCGCATCGCGCCCTCGCCGCCACCCGTGCAGGAGGTCGCCGCGCCTGCGCGCGAAGCTGCTTGCGTACCACGGCAGTCGCCGGCGAGCCCCGTGGACTTCAGTCTCTTTTTCTTCTCCAGCGACGCCGAGCGCGATCAGGCCGACAAGTACCGATTGTTCCTCGAGTGCGCGGCGTTCGCCGACCACCATGGTTTTCGCGCCATCTGGACGCCCGAGCGGCATTTTCATCGGTTTGGCGGCCTCTTTCCCAATCCCGCGGTGCTGGGCGCCGCCCTGGCTGCGACCACGAAGCGCATTCGGATCCGCGCAGGCAGCGTCGTGCTCCCCTTGCATGATCCCGTGCGCGTCGCGGAGGAGTGGTCCACCGTGGACAACCTGTCCAGCGGGCGGGTCGACCTTGCATTCGCGACCGGGTGGAACGCGGACGATTTCGTCCTCGGCCCCGACCGATACGCTTCGCGCGAACGGGTCCTGTTCGAGGGCGTGGACCAGATCCGCCGATTGTGGCGCGGTGAATCCATCGTACGGCCAAACGGGAGAGGGGACCCCACCCGCGTCCGCATCTTCCCAGCCCCCATCCAGGGCGAGCTCCCCACCTGGGTCACCTGCAGCGGGGGAGTCGAACGGTTCGAGCAGGCCGGGCGACTCGGCGCCAATGTCTTGACGGCGCTGCTGTTCCAAGACGTCGACGAGCTGCGAACGAAGCTCGATGCCTACCGAAGAGCGCGCACCCAGGGCGGACACGATCCCGATGCGGGGATTGTCACCTTGATGCTGCACACGTTCATCGGCTCGGACGAACGTTTCGTGCGCAGGATGGTGGAAGCGCCCTTCAAGACCTACCTTCGTGATTCGGTCGACTTGTGGCGGCGTGGCTCGACGGCGTTGGACAGCCTGACCAAAACGGAGCAGGCGACGGTCCTCGACTATGCGTTCGAACGCTACTTTCACACCAGCGCAATGTTTGGCACCCCCGAACGTGCGTCCGAGCTGGTGGCCCGACTGGCCTCCGCAGGCGTGCGCGAGATCGCGTGCCTCATCGATTTCGGCATCGACCGAGGGGACGTCTTGAACGGACTTCGCGATCTCGGCCGCCTCGAACGACGATGGCGCGCGAACGGGAAGGCCGATGATCGGCCCCGCGCGAGGCACGAGGACCACGATCTCGGCGAGGCCGTGCGCAACCGGCACGCGCTGGCCCATCGAAACAGCGGCGGCGTACTGCAGAAAGCGCGCGATTTCGATTTGGCGCGCCGCCTCGAAGAGGCCAATCTGCTGCCCTTTTATCCCGATCTGAGCGACAGCGACGGGGTGACGTGCGCGTACGAGGGGCGCCGGTTGCTCATGCTGGGCTCGAACAACTACCTCGGGCTCACCGCGGACCGCCGCGTTCGCGAGGCTGCCGCCGCCGCGGCCATGGCCGATGGGCCGAGCGTAACCGGCTCGCGGTTGATGAATGGCTCGACCCCGGCGCACGCGCAATTGGAGCGAAAGCTCGCGGGCTTCCTCGGTCGCGAGGACGCGGTGCTGCTCACGACCGGCTACCAAGCGAACATCGGTTTGCTCTCCGCGTTCATGGGCAAGGGAACGGTGCTGGTCGTGGACGAGGAGTGCCACGCATCCATTTACGATGGAGTCGCGGTCGGCGGAGGAAAGCTCATCGTATTCCGCCACAACGACGTGGCCGATCTCGATCGCCGTTTAAGCTCCGAGCTGCAGTCGATGCCCGCCATGGTCATGGTCGACGGGGTGTACTCCATGTCCGGCGACATCGCGCCGCTGGCGGAGATCCGCGAGGTGTGCGATCGCTACGGCGTGCCCTTGGCGCTCGACGATGCCCACGGTCTCGGCATGATCGGCGCGCGCGGGCGCGGCGTGGAAGAGGCTTTTGGCATGTTGGGATGTGCAGACGTTCTGACGGGCACGTTCTCCAAGAGCTTGGCGTCGGTGGGGGGATGGTTGGCGGGGTCGCGCCATTCGATGGATTGGGTGCGATACCATGGTCGCTCGATGCTGTTCTCCGCGTCCATGCCCCCGCCCTCGGTGGCGGCTGCCGCCGCCGCCCTCGACATCTTGATGGCGGAGCCCGAACGGGTCGAAAAGATTCGTGAGCTCTCCACGTATTGGCGAAATGGACTTCGCGCCAGGGGCTTCGATACGGGGCACTCGAAGACCGCCATCGTGCCGGTGATCATCGGGGACGAGCTCACGTGCATGCGGTTCGCAAAACGCCTGTGCGACTCGGGCGTCTACGCGAATTGCGTCATGGCGCCGGCGGTGCCTGCGCATCGCGCGATGATGCGCACCACCGTCACGGCCGCTCATGACATGCAGCACCTCGACGCGGCGCTGGAGATCTTCGAGCGGGTCGGCCGCGAGCTCGGGATCGTGCCTCAACGGCCGTAG
- a CDS encoding metalloregulator ArsR/SmtB family transcription factor, with protein sequence MIASTAHLDDTLIALADPTRRAILEQLSHGEARVTELAAPFAISLNSVSKHIRLLERARLVKRRVRGREHILSLDARPLDEAAAWLDEQRALWSHRLRLLDALLEAEDQRKKPKRRKRSPP encoded by the coding sequence TTGATCGCGAGCACCGCACACCTCGACGACACCTTGATCGCGCTGGCCGATCCCACGCGCCGCGCGATCCTCGAGCAGCTCTCACACGGCGAGGCGCGCGTCACGGAGCTGGCGGCGCCGTTCGCCATTTCACTGAACTCCGTCTCGAAGCATATCCGCTTGCTCGAGCGCGCGCGGCTGGTGAAGCGCCGGGTGCGCGGCCGCGAGCACATCTTGTCGCTCGACGCGCGACCGCTCGACGAAGCCGCGGCATGGCTCGACGAGCAGCGCGCGCTCTGGAGCCATCGCCTGCGGCTGCTCGACGCGCTGCTCGAGGCCGAAGACCAACGAAAGAAACCAAAGCGAAGAAAGCGAAGCCCCCCATGA
- a CDS encoding SRPBCC domain-containing protein, which translates to MTKSEQPVLVRVTHRFAASAERVYDAFLDPAKAAKFMFATATGRIVQCEIDARVGGTFSIVDRRNGEDVAHVGTYLELERPHRIVFTFSVAKYSTDADKVTIAIAPLAKGCELTLTHEIPAKNEAMKARTREGWTGILEVAGELLVDDAPTCGIGVAQHATIPAKIAQMFEGLAETFELHRKMLVATDPNTRREDDVYRELATTWSDIARRVHDAAIAMRAQRDLPVGAHDPSAWSDAHLRAFEKFVDGERQLLASLRVATERDEAALLSLQGEG; encoded by the coding sequence ATGACGAAATCCGAACAGCCCGTGCTCGTACGCGTGACCCACCGCTTCGCGGCCTCGGCCGAGCGCGTCTACGACGCCTTTCTGGACCCGGCCAAGGCCGCGAAGTTCATGTTCGCCACCGCCACCGGTCGAATCGTCCAGTGCGAAATCGACGCGCGCGTCGGCGGCACCTTCTCCATCGTCGACCGGCGCAACGGCGAGGACGTCGCACACGTCGGAACCTACCTCGAGCTCGAACGCCCGCACCGCATCGTCTTCACCTTCTCCGTCGCCAAATACTCCACGGACGCAGACAAGGTCACCATCGCCATCGCGCCGCTCGCAAAAGGCTGCGAGCTTACGCTCACCCACGAAATCCCCGCGAAGAACGAGGCCATGAAGGCTCGCACGCGCGAAGGCTGGACCGGCATCCTCGAGGTCGCGGGCGAGCTGCTCGTCGACGACGCGCCCACCTGCGGAATCGGCGTGGCGCAACACGCCACCATCCCCGCAAAAATCGCCCAAATGTTCGAGGGCCTCGCCGAAACCTTCGAGCTTCACCGTAAGATGCTCGTCGCGACCGACCCAAACACCCGCCGTGAAGACGACGTGTACCGCGAGCTGGCCACGACGTGGAGCGACATCGCGCGCCGCGTCCACGACGCAGCGATCGCGATGCGCGCGCAGCGGGATCTCCCCGTGGGCGCGCACGATCCGAGCGCGTGGAGCGATGCGCACCTGAGAGCCTTCGAAAAATTCGTCGACGGCGAGAGGCAATTGCTCGCATCCTTGCGCGTCGCCACCGAGCGCGACGAAGCGGCGCTCCTGTCGCTCCAAGGCGAGGGGTAA
- a CDS encoding VWA domain-containing protein, which translates to MSEPDELMRRLGARIERLALGPEHIEAQHFVKMTRVLFVAFGYRPKMTTTALEALAASYGSASAKAQARKEAASDETIAAKKRLHAAREELEDNVAVVERATIVARRPLVAYAAWLRRVFEHLAPGAAEHGPDEVALLPPLVFSTDAPRGEAPEDTRSLELELALVDHLLEGARLETRLLGRRRQQLLAARQVLLEVAAALPIHPRAVAARSAYVARQIAWLDRLQAAGLEPDVDLVHQARRASRSGDARLLYASLRALEEGGDAALGPAASRALEGMPGTPLDAGTSLRRSFEESFGTDAQAAIARGHAEGRAKEEAAPRNLEQDPEFREARIGYFEDGDLEMAACALAVDGAFELGAPMTPVRIVEEQRRLREVRYPTRAMHLVAARGPEDLRDALITDPRALLLDLATGRLLTRRFIREETEQRARIVMTSEARVYVLDGSSSMNGWRSRMRDAILLAELATLRKRLEQPGTVRPVLYFRYFTRKLGPITKVDTAEQVGQAIVSICSVLRDGETDIERALLASFATVAKAKESDPTLARAQIVLVTDGCSEVNEAKVIAARESVRELPIGVSVIALGEENPALRALVARQRALGERAFYHFVDDAQLEATCKGESVGPSLHLGPPPQGPPTVSLEHEIGPLLDELELIARKRDRAALEDLDVEAEARRDVGLDAKDVAEGERARAEALYKDRLALERRYARWFPSPAPDAASAAPAAPGIPAAPADDETEEAVFVALSAIAEVIDVVSGSELHRRADAIALLERLLPDARLTPAAYMAVVSSGSPRIAEALRALHASVTE; encoded by the coding sequence GTGAGCGAGCCGGACGAGCTCATGCGCCGTCTGGGCGCGCGCATCGAGCGCCTCGCGCTCGGGCCCGAGCACATCGAGGCGCAGCACTTCGTCAAGATGACGCGCGTGCTCTTCGTCGCCTTTGGCTATCGGCCGAAGATGACGACGACCGCGCTCGAGGCGTTGGCCGCGTCGTATGGCAGCGCGAGCGCGAAGGCACAGGCTCGTAAGGAGGCGGCATCCGACGAGACGATAGCGGCAAAAAAGCGGCTTCACGCGGCGCGCGAGGAGCTCGAGGACAACGTCGCGGTCGTGGAGCGCGCGACCATCGTGGCGCGGCGTCCGCTGGTCGCGTACGCGGCGTGGCTTCGCCGGGTCTTCGAGCACTTGGCCCCCGGAGCCGCCGAGCATGGCCCCGACGAGGTGGCGCTGCTCCCGCCGCTGGTGTTCTCCACCGACGCGCCGCGCGGTGAGGCGCCCGAGGACACGCGCTCGCTCGAGTTGGAGCTCGCGCTGGTGGACCATTTGCTCGAGGGCGCACGATTGGAGACCCGTCTGCTCGGCCGCAGGCGCCAGCAGCTGCTCGCGGCGCGCCAGGTCCTGCTCGAGGTGGCCGCCGCGCTGCCGATTCATCCGCGCGCCGTGGCCGCGCGGAGCGCCTATGTCGCGCGGCAGATCGCCTGGCTCGATCGCCTCCAGGCAGCCGGGCTCGAGCCCGACGTCGATCTCGTGCACCAGGCGAGGCGCGCTTCGCGCTCGGGCGATGCGCGTTTGCTCTACGCATCGCTGCGCGCGCTCGAGGAGGGCGGGGACGCGGCCCTGGGGCCTGCCGCGTCGCGCGCGCTCGAAGGCATGCCGGGGACGCCGCTCGACGCGGGCACCTCGCTGCGCCGTTCGTTCGAGGAGAGCTTCGGCACCGACGCGCAGGCAGCGATCGCGCGCGGCCACGCCGAAGGGCGCGCAAAGGAGGAGGCGGCGCCGCGGAACCTCGAGCAAGATCCCGAGTTCCGCGAGGCGCGCATCGGCTACTTCGAGGACGGCGACCTCGAAATGGCGGCGTGCGCCCTCGCCGTGGACGGCGCCTTCGAGCTCGGCGCCCCCATGACGCCCGTGCGCATCGTGGAGGAGCAGCGCCGCCTGCGCGAGGTGCGCTATCCGACGCGGGCGATGCACCTGGTTGCCGCGCGCGGCCCCGAGGATCTGCGCGACGCGCTGATCACCGATCCGCGCGCGTTGCTGCTCGATCTGGCGACGGGGCGGCTTCTGACGCGGCGATTCATCCGCGAAGAGACGGAGCAGCGCGCGCGCATCGTCATGACCAGCGAGGCGCGCGTGTACGTGCTCGACGGCTCCTCCTCGATGAACGGGTGGCGCTCGCGCATGCGCGACGCCATCCTCCTCGCCGAGCTCGCGACCCTCCGCAAGCGCCTCGAGCAACCGGGCACCGTGCGGCCCGTGCTCTACTTCCGCTACTTTACCAGGAAGCTCGGGCCCATCACCAAGGTCGATACCGCCGAGCAAGTCGGCCAGGCCATCGTCTCCATCTGCTCGGTGCTGCGCGACGGCGAGACCGACATCGAGCGCGCGCTGCTCGCGAGCTTCGCCACGGTCGCGAAGGCGAAGGAGAGCGATCCAACATTGGCCCGCGCGCAGATCGTGCTCGTCACCGACGGGTGCTCCGAGGTGAACGAGGCCAAGGTCATCGCGGCCCGCGAGAGCGTGCGCGAGCTGCCCATCGGCGTCAGCGTGATCGCGCTCGGCGAAGAGAACCCGGCGCTGCGCGCGCTCGTGGCCCGGCAGCGCGCCCTCGGCGAGCGCGCCTTTTATCACTTCGTGGACGATGCGCAGCTCGAGGCCACGTGCAAAGGCGAAAGCGTCGGCCCCTCGCTGCACCTCGGGCCCCCGCCGCAGGGCCCCCCGACCGTATCCCTCGAGCACGAAATTGGCCCTTTGCTCGACGAGCTCGAGCTCATCGCCCGCAAGCGCGATCGGGCGGCGCTCGAGGACCTCGACGTGGAGGCGGAAGCCCGCCGCGACGTCGGCCTCGACGCGAAGGACGTCGCCGAGGGCGAGCGCGCCCGCGCCGAAGCCCTTTACAAAGATCGCCTCGCCCTGGAGCGACGGTACGCGCGCTGGTTCCCCTCCCCTGCGCCGGACGCCGCGTCTGCGGCGCCTGCAGCACCTGGCATACCGGCGGCGCCCGCAGACGACGAGACCGAGGAAGCCGTTTTCGTCGCGCTCTCGGCCATCGCCGAGGTCATCGATGTCGTCTCCGGGAGCGAGCTCCATCGCCGGGCCGACGCCATCGCGCTGCTCGAGCGGCTCCTCCCCGACGCGCGCCTCACGCCCGCCGCCTACATGGCGGTCGTCTCCTCGGGCTCACCGCGCATCGCCGAAGCGCTGCGCGCGCTGCACGCGAGCGTTACGGAGTGA